From the genome of Gossypium raimondii isolate GPD5lz unplaced genomic scaffold, ASM2569854v1 Contig00266, whole genome shotgun sequence:
tcaatCTCGATTAAAAGGTACATATCTCTAATCTAATATTATTGTATTCAAAATTTCGcatgttttcatatattttgaatgataaatcaagtttgaatgatttttgtttaatattcGATATAATTAACCGAAGATGTTTAGGTATcacaaattaaataacttacattaattacataacttacaaaaattaaataacttacataacttacataaattaaataacttacataacttacataaattaagaaccttacataacttacataacttacataaattaaataacttacataacttacataaattaagtaacttacattaattacataacttacaaaaattaaataacttacataacttacataaattaagtaacttacataacttacataaattaaataacttacttaacttacataaattaagtaacttacataacttacataaattaagtaacttacataacttacataaattaaataacttacataacttacataaattaagtaacttacataacttacataacttacataaattaacttacattaattacataaattaagtaacttacataacttacataacttacaaaaattaaataacttacataaattaaataagcggcataacttacattatacaTAACCTTCTTAATCGACATTATACACAactcacataattaatattatacacaacttacataatacattacttacataacttacataatacataaaaatatatcatatcacaAATTTCTATAATCCATTTATGGTTATAACTGGTGTTTTAACTTACCCGTGCAAATTATTGTCaacgtcagacttcaagaattaagaaatggaccggtcttggatgaatttgtcaagggttagcaacgattatcgaaatggagtacagtattttccaaattttgcatttcaatatgcaagccaagagaacatgattctttgcccgtgtaagaagtgtgtcaacataaactggcattatcgtgaggttgtatacgagcatctaattgtggatgtgtttgttcggggttataaacaatggttctTTCATGgtgaatgcccgcctagtacttcttcttcaacgatggatgtatcttactctggtactgcttaccatcagtctgatagaggggatgacatggaaggtatgttgcgggatgcatttaatatgcacaatcatggtgtccaGTCATTCCCAGCAGACTTTGTGGCTTCTGATGATTGTAAAATTGggagaaatgcttttaccgaactgGGAAatagtgtacctcatgaagagccgaatgaagaagcggcgaagttctacgcgctacttaatgacatgaacgaagaactgtatgagggatcaaaattttcaaaaatgtctttctgtgttcgtctttttcaattaaaatgtttgggagggtggatcagaaactctttgacaatgctgttagagttcttgagagaaatgtttctgtttgcaaaaatccctcagtcatgcaaagatatgaagaaaatgataaaagatttaggccttgggtacaacaaaatccatagttgcccaaatgactgcatgttgtattggggcgatcggagaaaccaacagtgTTGTCATGTATGTGGCCACTCCCGTTGGATAAGTAAAAACgcagaagatgggaacgacgatgaaaatgatgcacagtcaagaaagaagccagtcaagattttacggtattttccgctgataccgaggcttcaaaggctttttaTGTCGTTGAAGACAGCGGAgtctatgacgtggcaccatgatggacgaaccgatgatggattattaaggcatctgacagattctttagcttggaaatcatttgacaataaatttccaagcttttcaagtgatcctaggagtgtgaggcttgggctagcatctgatggatttaatcctttcaagatcatgagtactGCGTACAGcacttggccagtagtgcttgttccttacaatctgcctccgtggatttgcatgaagcaatcttcccttatcttatctatgattatccctggggAGAAAGggccgggaatgatatcgacatttatttatagCCACTTAttaaagagttaaaacaattatgggctggggtcgagacatacgatgtgctgagaaaagagaactttaatttacgtgcagctttgatgtggaccattaatgactttcccgcttatgccaatttatccggttggagtaccaagggtcgttatgcgtgtccttgttgtgctgcacaaacatgttcacaatggttgtacaatgggaagaagttctcttacatggggcatcgtcggtggttaccggaaaattatagatttagatttcagagttctgtatttgacagcactgaagagttcagagaagctccttcgcagaccagtggctctgaaatcttgttcatgttggaaaatatgaatttcatttatgggaagatgaaccaaccgccaaacacgcaaagaaacagaagatcaaatgatgaagctgatgatgactccgacgaagaggacgatcctaatgaggcagagttgtggaaaaaaagaagtattttttttagttgtcTTATTGGGAacatcaccttttacgacacaatcttgatgttatgcttattgagaaaaatgtctgcgagaacattgtgggtacaattttgaatgtcgacggaaaatcaaaagacaatctgcagagtcgacttgatttagtccaaatgggaattcgacctgatcttcatctcaatccacttccgaatgggaaatgtcggttgccgccttctattttctcaatgtccaagaTGGAGAAAGAACTGTTTTGCATGGTGCTGAAGGATATAAAGGCTCCAGATgcatatgcatcaaatatatctcgatgtgttagtgttaaagatcgaagattatattcgctaaaatcacatgactatcacatcttaatgcaagatttactgccagttgctctacgatgttgtatgtccaagaaggtgacgtcttgtataattgaactatccaatataatgaaagccatttgtggcaaagttttggatgttcaagaacttcagaaggcaCAGGATCGAGCCGTTTTGACTTTATttaacatggagaaaatcttcccaccttccttctttaccattatggttcacttgataatccatctcccgcacgaagcaattcttggcggacccgttttctatcgatggatgtatcccatagaaaggtgttaattaaaatttttaaaattttccttcattcacctctatgcctttagttacaacttttgataatgttgtatattgtgtttaggttgctattcaaattaaagtcttactgccgcaacaagcgatatccagaaggatcgattgctgaaggctacttggcagaggaatgtatgaccttctgctcaagatatttggaagatgttgaaacaaggttgaacagaccaaataggaatgctggactcgcggaccataacttagccgatacttatttgttccaaagttttgaagaaccaatcggcaaagttgaaattgcagaattagatcatttatcgtgggtacaagcacatcgatatgttctgtttcaccacgaatcattggaatctttacggaagtaagttctacaaatttgataaatatttatcaaactaataatTGTCTATCTTCTAACaaaatgaacatttttttaacacagtgagtacaaacaaatattgagatctcgtttgCGCTCTCGAAGAatacaacatcgagatatcaataagttgtttacagaatctttttatgaatggttaagccaaacggtatgcagttggagcttccgcttacaaataataatgttttttcataacatttttaattactcagtttactttccattcaataggtttggagtgggaagaacgtagacgacgaagttaaatggctctcccaaggtccaaatcgagtggttaaaagatatagtgtgttcctcatcaacggattcagatttcatacaaaatattgcgagaggttgaggagaacacaaaattgtggaatagttgttaatccTGCAATTACAaattatgctagtgctagggacaataatcctgtcgagggaaatgtggaatatttcggacatcttactgacataattgagttggattactatggaaaatggaaagttgtcttatttcgaggtgattgggccgatatTAATACaactcgtggaattaagcaagatcaatttggttttacaatggtgaactttgaccgattgattcacacaggacaacaactgatagatgagccgtatgtattctcatcacaagtcaaacaagttttttactcaaaagatccaactgatgagggttggtacgttgtactccgtaacatccctagagacttgtttgacatgggcagtggaagtagagataacatcgacgacaaatcaaaaactttgccctttccagaacaaaacttaaacgataatacccctagtactagtgcacaatttcaatgggttcgtcaggatacggatgaagatatttacgaataatgatgtagtaagattttacgattgtttaattatatgtaatatcataatttaaatcttggtcttattatatatttcaactattttatatgtgctgttattgttgtaattagttattaagtttacttacattttatgtgtattgcagataaaatgcctagaataAAAATTCTAAGGGAAAGCATtattcaaaatgatccaaactcgacagaaacaaatagtactgaacaacaaacagcaattggatcttcgaatgtttcgattacacctgaggatcctacggaagttcaaagtaaatttacatgcgtgttgacttataattgatttatttttcaaattcttgtattataatataccatttgtagttgaaaatggtgggacgcgcagaggtcgaggacgtacgctacttagagagttatacgagttagatccactcgagcgtgtcaaggtatgcagaaacagttttggtcagcctattggatcagaagctcgacttttagcaggatacatgggcattttagcatgaaatgcgaatatgttgcctatcaactacgagtcatggcgtcaaatgcccgatagcaacaaaaaccaaaccctcgataatattaaggtaacaaaatgttaatgtcatctgtaatgcttgggaaatagtttcatttatatttactttattaacttgtgctttttgtaggcgaggtttgctttagaggtctcggatgcttatgtaaagaaggcattgggaaaaatatGGAGAGACCACAAAagtattttgaagaaaaaatattataagacaaaaacaaccctcgatgagaaattgcaaaatgtctcgcagggtatgttgaggtaccaatgggaagatgcggttagattttggcattcgaagaaaggcgaggtacgacgtacttccaaactattgtaattattttggtttatagtatttactatttacgtactaaaaattttataacgtaggatcgtgaacgagttggaaaaagtagCCGGCAgtaacaaaaattcactcacacagccgagtagagaagttttgcatgtgtagctgaggcggaggtatttttaattttttaatattctcaaatatgtataactttctattaaataatatttttactactatattgtaggagcagtcgtccggtcaaaagttggacgccttcaacttttgaaattacacataagaagaaagatagATCTgttatgactcctgaagctggtgaaattatggtacgtttacttaatacgatttgacttgttttagttatttatagtgtttattttctaatggtttaatttattgcttgtaatgcgactattgttatattgcatttgtttttttaaatatatattgcgttactaactatg
Proteins encoded in this window:
- the LOC128037709 gene encoding uncharacterized protein LOC128037709 — its product is MDRSWMNLSRVSNDYRNGVQYFPNFAFQYASQENMILCPCKKCVNINWHYREVVYEHLIVDVFVRGYKQWFFHGECPPSTSSSTMDVSYSGTAYHQSDRGDDMEGMLRDAFNMHNHGVQSFPADFVASDDCKIGRNAFTELGNSVPHEEPNEEAAKFYALLNDMNEELYEGSKFSKMSFCVRLFQLKCLGGWIRNSLTMLLEFLREMFLFAKIPQSCKDMKKMIKDLGLGYNKIHSCPNDCMLYWGDRRNQQCCHVCGHSRWISKNAEDGNDDENDAQSRKKPVKILRYFPLIPRLQRLFMSLKTAESMTWHHDGRTDDGLLRHLTDSLAWKSFDNKFPSFSSDPRSVRLGLASDGFNPFKIMSTAYSTWPVVLVPYNLPPWICMKQSSLILSMIIPGEKGPGMISTFIYSHLLKS